A DNA window from Thermodesulfobacteriota bacterium contains the following coding sequences:
- a CDS encoding prepilin-type N-terminal cleavage/methylation domain-containing protein: protein MGNRNGFTLVEIFIALAIVAIMIVIASSNLFAWLGHASAVDFQREVLARSNEARTRAMASNLQHRMVIDLGQETVALERGNLGAASTGWTPIGNGIAGTRGAGVQEIIVDGGAPVTANIHSFLYNPGGQVMYMDNSAAILPVTQALIHLTSENPVDRSTIRIFGWTSKARLENDWTN, encoded by the coding sequence ATGGGGAACCGTAACGGATTCACGCTGGTGGAAATCTTTATCGCTTTGGCGATCGTAGCGATCATGATCGTCATCGCCTCGTCGAACCTGTTCGCCTGGCTGGGGCATGCCTCGGCCGTCGACTTCCAGCGGGAGGTCCTTGCCAGGAGCAACGAGGCGAGGACCCGCGCCATGGCCTCGAATCTCCAGCACCGCATGGTGATCGACCTGGGACAGGAAACCGTGGCGCTCGAGAGGGGAAACCTGGGAGCAGCGTCCACCGGCTGGACCCCCATCGGGAACGGAATCGCGGGGACCCGGGGCGCGGGAGTCCAGGAAATCATCGTGGACGGCGGAGCCCCCGTGACGGCGAACATCCATTCCTTCCTTTACAACCCGGGCGGCCAGGTGATGTACATGGACAACTCCGCCGCGATCCTTCCCGTGACGCAGGCGCTGATCCACCTGACATCGGAAAACCCTGTGGACCGATCCACGATTCGCATCTTCGGCTGGACCTCGAAAGCGAGGCTTGAGAATGACTGGACCAACTAG
- a CDS encoding pilus assembly PilX N-terminal domain-containing protein — MDERGSALVVTLMLLVILTAIGIYAISISTTEMGIALQSRVGTGALNSADAGANYGMNRVPEVLLFEESLGLPDGSLYRVTSRTTGVMTLRAGYGSNFRFADFEVTSRGEPPPQFTGSRSVQAVVDFGPVPTGTMY, encoded by the coding sequence ATGGACGAACGGGGAAGCGCGCTCGTGGTGACGCTGATGCTCCTGGTGATCCTGACCGCCATCGGCATCTACGCCATCAGCATATCGACGACCGAGATGGGCATCGCGCTGCAGTCGCGGGTGGGGACGGGGGCGCTCAACTCCGCCGACGCCGGGGCCAATTACGGGATGAACAGGGTTCCCGAGGTTCTGCTGTTCGAGGAATCGTTGGGCCTTCCCGACGGATCCCTGTACCGGGTCACCTCGAGAACGACCGGCGTGATGACCCTTCGGGCGGGGTACGGATCGAATTTCCGGTTCGCGGATTTCGAAGTGACGAGCCGGGGGGAGCCGCCTCCGCAGTTCACGGGTTCGCGCAGCGTGCAGGCCGTGGTGGATTTCGGCCCCGTGCCTACGGGCACGATGTATTAG
- a CDS encoding NAD-dependent deacylase has translation MAGVDPFAKVARLLVERGNAVALTGAGISVESGIPAFRGSQGLWEKYAPMEYASIGAFLRHPEKSWKMLAELLALCGGAAPNPAHFGLARLEEMGLLRAVITQNVDRLHQAAGSRRVIEYHGNLEELVCVSCWRSYATKDRWEDGGAPPRCDCGEALKPNIVLFGEPIPWIAQERAEEEARTCGMLLVIGTSAQVAPACDIPRIAKESGAVVVEVNPVETHLTAAVTDIRISGTASGVVEGLLATIAGMRDEAESSLRD, from the coding sequence TTGGCCGGGGTCGACCCGTTCGCGAAAGTGGCGCGTCTCCTGGTCGAGCGGGGCAACGCCGTGGCCCTCACCGGCGCGGGGATCTCGGTGGAAAGCGGCATCCCTGCGTTCCGCGGCTCCCAGGGGCTTTGGGAAAAATACGCCCCGATGGAGTACGCCTCCATCGGGGCGTTCCTTCGTCATCCTGAGAAATCCTGGAAGATGCTGGCGGAGCTTTTGGCCCTCTGCGGCGGCGCGGCGCCCAACCCCGCGCATTTCGGGCTGGCGCGGCTCGAAGAGATGGGGCTGCTGCGCGCCGTCATTACCCAGAACGTCGATCGCCTACACCAGGCGGCGGGTTCCCGGAGGGTCATCGAGTACCACGGGAACCTGGAGGAGCTGGTCTGCGTCTCCTGCTGGAGGAGCTACGCCACGAAGGACCGCTGGGAGGACGGCGGAGCGCCGCCCCGGTGCGACTGCGGGGAGGCCCTCAAGCCCAACATCGTCCTGTTCGGGGAGCCCATCCCGTGGATCGCGCAGGAGCGCGCCGAGGAGGAGGCGAGGACGTGCGGCATGCTCCTGGTCATCGGCACCTCCGCGCAGGTCGCGCCGGCATGCGACATCCCGCGGATCGCGAAGGAGTCGGGGGCGGTCGTGGTGGAGGTCAACCCGGTGGAGACGCACCTGACCGCCGCGGTGACGGACATCCGCATTTCAGGTACGGCGTCCGGCGTCGTCGAAGGGCTCCTTGCGACGATTGCCGGGATGCGGGACGAGGCCGAATCGTCTCTCCGGGATTAA
- a CDS encoding PilW family protein produces the protein MMADCRYGRRSPRGNPEAGFTLIEVMAALAILGIAMTAVFSTFISQQQSFTTQSRVAEMQQNLRLAVDCMTRDIRMAGYGMPMSTNTASDNVALPAGVLPGGITAIRAIFPVDNNAGPDQIYILYRYDMDLERYDTVNNLLLPPPELQSMAADRSFVTVDNSFGFLAGGGEHALVTDGATADLFQSTSVVGATVNFAGGGYNGAHHTKVYVAGATPGFPPSVVSKARFVRYFIDNSDPARPTLMLDRMIPGQAPQPVADDIEDMQFTYGLDTNADGNIDAFRCDSGGTVITAAEVTRIRQVRMHLIARSRLPEGGMIGTRPALANRPAGGTDGYRRRIIEVNIDARNSGT, from the coding sequence ATGATGGCGGATTGCCGGTACGGGAGGCGCTCCCCCCGCGGAAATCCCGAGGCGGGATTCACCCTCATCGAGGTAATGGCCGCGCTGGCGATCCTGGGCATCGCCATGACGGCGGTGTTCTCGACGTTCATATCCCAGCAGCAGTCATTCACCACCCAGAGCCGCGTGGCGGAGATGCAGCAGAACCTGCGGCTGGCCGTGGACTGCATGACCCGGGACATCCGGATGGCGGGATACGGTATGCCGATGAGCACCAACACCGCCAGCGACAACGTCGCCCTGCCCGCCGGAGTCCTTCCCGGCGGCATCACGGCCATCCGGGCGATCTTCCCGGTCGACAACAACGCCGGGCCCGACCAGATCTACATCCTGTACCGGTACGACATGGACCTGGAACGGTACGACACCGTCAATAACCTGCTTCTGCCGCCGCCCGAGCTGCAGTCGATGGCCGCCGACCGGTCGTTCGTCACCGTCGACAACAGCTTCGGGTTCCTTGCCGGAGGAGGGGAGCACGCGCTCGTCACCGACGGCGCGACCGCCGACCTGTTCCAGAGCACGAGCGTCGTCGGGGCGACGGTGAATTTCGCAGGGGGGGGCTACAACGGGGCCCATCACACGAAGGTATACGTTGCCGGCGCGACCCCGGGCTTTCCCCCGTCCGTCGTGTCCAAGGCCCGGTTCGTGAGGTATTTCATCGACAATTCCGATCCGGCCCGGCCGACGCTGATGCTCGACCGTATGATTCCGGGGCAAGCCCCCCAGCCCGTGGCCGACGACATCGAGGACATGCAGTTCACCTACGGGCTCGACACGAACGCCGACGGGAACATCGACGCCTTCCGGTGCGACTCGGGCGGGACCGTCATCACGGCCGCCGAGGTCACCAGGATCCGGCAGGTGCGGATGCATCTCATCGCGAGGTCCCGTCTGCCGGAGGGGGGCATGATCGGAACGCGCCCCGCGCTCGCGAACCGGCCCGCGGGGGGGACGGACGGCTACCGAAGGAGGATCATCGAAGTGAATATCGACGCACGGAATTCCGGAACATGA
- the pilV gene encoding type IV pilus modification protein PilV yields the protein MTGPTRLSRDEGFSLLEVLISLVILAVGLLALALFQVTAIKGNAIASRWTVATQLTQDRLESFRHGPWDNVVSSNAAGFSTATMQPIYANLPASSGDNVVVPGAQHQYFRVWCVTTDNTATLRTITVWTCWQDDQGTWHNVMLTTQRANLGGI from the coding sequence ATGACTGGACCAACTAGGCTTTCCCGGGACGAGGGGTTCTCCCTGCTCGAGGTGCTCATCTCCCTCGTGATCCTCGCGGTGGGGCTGCTGGCTCTGGCGCTGTTCCAGGTCACCGCGATCAAGGGGAACGCGATCGCCTCGCGGTGGACCGTCGCCACCCAGTTGACGCAGGACCGCCTGGAATCGTTCCGGCACGGCCCGTGGGACAATGTCGTCTCCTCGAACGCCGCGGGATTCAGCACCGCCACCATGCAGCCGATCTACGCGAACCTTCCCGCGAGCTCGGGGGACAACGTCGTCGTTCCCGGCGCGCAGCACCAGTATTTCCGCGTCTGGTGCGTGACCACGGACAACACCGCGACGCTGAGGACCATCACCGTATGGACCTGCTGGCAGGACGACCAGGGGACCTGGCACAACGTGATGCTGACGACGCAGCGCGCGAACCTGGGGGGGATCTGA